Proteins from one Carassius gibelio isolate Cgi1373 ecotype wild population from Czech Republic chromosome A25, carGib1.2-hapl.c, whole genome shotgun sequence genomic window:
- the dbndd1 gene encoding dysbindin domain-containing protein 1 isoform X1 produces the protein MEAQADSGAAEPLRDREFQKLLKSSSSASLTTEASHNASGEYVGTPAHHGSQVLITEKRQPLSSVSSLEVHFDLLDLTELTDMSDQELGEVFADSDEENQTESPAIHPSDRQQPPLPRFPHGGYVRSPSWTRGGKAEQQSRDRKHHSDSENTEPMLKIERSQSQQP, from the exons ATGGAGGCTCAGGCAGACTCTGGTGCTGCAG AGCCACTTAGAGACAGAGAGTTCCAGAAGCTTCTGAAGTCCTCCAGCTCCGCCAGTCTCACCACTGAGGCATCCCACAATGCCTCAGGAGAGTACGTTGGCACCCCAGCACATCACGGCAGCCAGGTGCTGATCACCGAGAAACGAC AGCCTCTCAGCAGTGTGTCCTCTCTGGAGGTACACTTCGACCTCCTGGACCTGACGGAGCTCACAGACATGTCTGACCAGGAGCTGGGCGAGGTGTTTGCTGATTCAGATGAGGAGAATCAAACAGAATCCCCAGCAA TTCACCCCTCAGATCGGCAGCAGCCACCATTACCTAGATTTCCACACGGCGGTTACGTCCGCTCACCATCCTGGACCCGCGGTGGAAAAGCGGAACAGCAGTCGAGAGATCGAAAGCACCACAGTGACTCCGAAAACACAGAGCCAATGCTGAAGATAGAGCGCTCCCAATCCCAGCAGCCTTGA
- the dbndd1 gene encoding dysbindin domain-containing protein 1 isoform X2: MEAQADSGAAEPLRDREFQKLLKSSSSASLTTEASHNASGEYVGTPAHHGSQVLITEKRQPLSSVSSLEVHFDLLDLTELTDMSDQELGEVFADSDEENQTESPANRQQPPLPRFPHGGYVRSPSWTRGGKAEQQSRDRKHHSDSENTEPMLKIERSQSQQP, translated from the exons ATGGAGGCTCAGGCAGACTCTGGTGCTGCAG AGCCACTTAGAGACAGAGAGTTCCAGAAGCTTCTGAAGTCCTCCAGCTCCGCCAGTCTCACCACTGAGGCATCCCACAATGCCTCAGGAGAGTACGTTGGCACCCCAGCACATCACGGCAGCCAGGTGCTGATCACCGAGAAACGAC AGCCTCTCAGCAGTGTGTCCTCTCTGGAGGTACACTTCGACCTCCTGGACCTGACGGAGCTCACAGACATGTCTGACCAGGAGCTGGGCGAGGTGTTTGCTGATTCAGATGAGGAGAATCAAACAGAATCCCCAGCAA ATCGGCAGCAGCCACCATTACCTAGATTTCCACACGGCGGTTACGTCCGCTCACCATCCTGGACCCGCGGTGGAAAAGCGGAACAGCAGTCGAGAGATCGAAAGCACCACAGTGACTCCGAAAACACAGAGCCAATGCTGAAGATAGAGCGCTCCCAATCCCAGCAGCCTTGA